In Daphnia magna isolate NIES linkage group LG6, ASM2063170v1.1, whole genome shotgun sequence, the following are encoded in one genomic region:
- the LOC116924547 gene encoding LOW QUALITY PROTEIN: uncharacterized protein LOC116924547 (The sequence of the model RefSeq protein was modified relative to this genomic sequence to represent the inferred CDS: inserted 2 bases in 1 codon), with translation MSAPGNFRDRRRDDWFDPRAVSLANMEQERDLLERSRFHDRREYYDSRFQERERSPLSDFYRDRPYFAPIHGRYDQDYGRIGQVYGFDQQDLYAQDAGRGVWSGRARFGSRRDSFEAVYDQVDDRRYSERDRDPRREIEDHGCSQLFSGHGVDYGRPQEEDEVEEVVIDDHEDQDRLQKFFNRPWRPSNRRPESLAGPSAAESPARSVSPGPGPSKAQTPEPSSQLASVSVEPTPLIVPQEVSEALSNWLTKDVSTDESKAISKRTPLEFADKEFSVKPPKLDGYMYRRAKDKGKLKAIMDIGAPPIDLYTRIFSLGEGETERKAQDLVQDALRQWSRAYHHVTRQRRRSVVGLVEPSFDFLTADPDAFAPGKEARELLFTGKFLESXCLKRHHRTRHWQEPQGPKRVSGQEEMGQ, from the exons ATGTCGGCACCTGGAAATTTTAGAGACAGACGTAGAGACGATTGGTTTGATCCACGTGCCGTTAGTTTAGCAAATATGGAGCAAGAAAGAGATTTGTTGGAACGCTCACGTTTTCATGATCGCCGTGAATATTACGATTCACGTTTCCAggaaagggaacggtctcccTTGAGTGATTTTTATCGTGACCGACCTTACTTTGCCCCCATTCATGGTCGTTATGATCAAGATTATGGCAGAATTGGACAAGTTTACGGTTTCGACCAACAGGATCTGTACGCTCAAGATGCTGGTAGAGGGGTATGGAGCGGTAGGGCAAGATTCGGTTCGCGTCGAGACAGTTTTGAGGCAGTCTACGACCAGGTAGATGATAGGCGATACAGCGAAAGGGATCGTGATCCCCGTCGAGAGATTGAGGACCATGGTTGTTCGCAATTATTCAGTGGGCATGGCGTGGACTACGGGCGACCACAAGAAGAGGACGAGGTGGAGGAAGTAGTGATCGACGATCATGAAGATCAAGATCGTCTACAAAAGTTCTTTAACCGTCCATGGCGGCCAAGCAACCGAAGACCAGAAAGTTTGGCTGGACCGTCAGCGGCCGAGTCACCGGCACGATCCGTTTCGCCAGGACCAGGCCCATCAAAAGCTCAAACCCCGGAGCCAAGCAGTCAGCTAGCGAGTGTTAGTGTCGAGCCTACGCCATTGATTGTACCACAAGAAGTAAGTGAAGCGCTATCAAACTGGTTGACGAAGGACGTGTCAACGGACGAGTCCAAGGCTATTTCCAAGAGGACTCCGCTAGAATTCGCAGATAAAGAGTTTTCGGTGAAACCCCCGAAACTTGATGGTTACATGTACAGGCGGGCAAAAGACAAAGGGAAGCTGAAAGCA ATCATGGACATAGGCGCACCACCTATTGATCTGTATACCCGTATTTTTTCGCTCGGTGAGGGAGAAACGGAGAGAAAAGCCCAGGACTTGGTGCAAGATGCATTACGGCAGTGGTCACGTGCTTATCACCACGTTACTCGTCAAAGAAGACGATCGGTGGTTGGTTTAGTGGAACCgagttttgattttttgacgGCCGATCCTGATGCGTTCGCGCCCGGAAAGGAGGCTCGCGAGCTCCTTTTTACGGGAAAGTTCCTAGAGTC ATGCTTAAAAAGGCATCACAGGACGCGACACTGGCAAGAACCTCAAGGACCAAAACGAGTTTCAGGTCAAGAGGAAATGGGTCAGTAG
- the LOC123473777 gene encoding uncharacterized protein LOC123473777, with amino-acid sequence MAVANMSLNDSAINPFDFSFRLDTSLHPPSPVRPEDNSTASRSSFESENGDTVHSPRHVTPVPIREKSLIYEEPITPAIRGKDVRSQNKVYMRTNERIKDIWEKYQHTKEYTVDDLLKYCSKTYRMPCEYDQSD; translated from the exons ATGGCAGTGGCCAATATGTCTCTGAATGACTCTGCAATTAatccttttgatttttcttttagattaGACACTTCACTTCACCCGCCAAGCCCAGTTAGACCAGAAGATAATTCCACAGCTAGCAG ATCATCCTTTGAATCAGAGAATGGAGATACTGTTCATTCGCCTCGTCACGTTACTCCGGTCCCCATCAGAGAGAAAAGCCTGATTTACGAGGAGCCAATCACACCAGCAATCCGG GGTAAAGACGTCAGGAGTCAGAACAAAGTGTATATGAGGACCAACGAGAGGATTAAAGATATTTGGGAGAAATATCAACACACCAAGGAATATACCGTAGATGACCTTCTGAAGTACTGCTCCAAGACTTATCGCATGCCCTGTGAATATGACCAATCTGATTAA
- the LOC123473778 gene encoding solute carrier family 22 member 4-like: protein CAPKPIENEKPPNQDGSAANTFDDGDPGDAFNADIILGHLGKMGWFQIKYLFCIGYGLLFPTSCILIYVFVGGVPAYRCFVDGCDDPIDPEYKADWLNGTALNSLLATPRAWRCNYQDFDTIPNATTPECAYKNYTVNATCHNWIFDKSVFTRTIVTDYLLVCDESWKITFGSFITMLGVLLGAFFLGPLPDLIGRRTSVVVLGTWMAAFGIGSCFAPNFDAFAGLRFLTGMGGVAVLQALIIWGLEAQAPVMRIKFICLIYCFQSIGNLISGLLAYFIRDWIILQLCLFVPMGTMVVTYFILPESTCWLTVKKKYPEAKEIYENAAKLNKKTIPAYLLVISKKVTVDFPVAVHDMSVDDS from the exons TGTGCTCCGAAGCCGATTGAAAACGAGAAGCCACCAAATCAAGACGGATCAGCAGCTAACACTTTTGACGATGGCGACCCTGGCGATGCTTTTAACGCGGACATTATCCTCGGTCATTTGGGCAAAATGGGATGGTTTCAAATCAAGTATCTTTTTTGCATCGGATATGGCCTGCTCTTTCCAACGTCGTGTATCCTTATTTACGTCTTTGTGGGAGGCGTGCCTGCTTACAG GTGTTTTGTTGATGGTTGCGATGATCCAATTGATCCAGAGTACAAAGCCGATTGGCTAAACGGAACTGCCCTCAACAGTCTTCTGGCAACTCCTCGTGCATGGCGCTGTAACTACCAGGATTTTGATACCATACCGAATGCTACCACCCCGGAGTGTGCATATAAAAATTACACGGTCAACGCCACTTGCCACAACTGGATTTTCGACAAGTCTGTTTTTACAAGAACAATCGTTACTGAC TACCTTCTCGTGTGCGATGAATCATGGAAGATTACCTTTGGTTCGTTCATCACAATGCTGGGAGTTTTGCTGGGTGCTTTTTTCCTCGGGCCTTTGCCGGATTT AATAGGACGACGCACGTCAGTTGTTGTACTGGGGACGTGGATGGCGGCCTTTGGCATAGGTTCGTGTTTCGCTCCTAATTTTGACGCGTTTGCAGGACTTCGATTTCTTACTGGTATGGGAGGTGTTGCTGTTTTACAAGCCCTCATTATTTGGG GATTGGAAGCACAGGCTCCAGTAATGCGAATCAAATTTATTTGTCTCATCTATTGCTTTCAATCCATTGGAAATCTTATTAGTGGATTACTGGCATATTTTATCCGTGATTGGATAATATTGCAGCTCTGCCTTTTTGTGCCGATGGGGACAATGGTAGTTACATATTT CATTTTGCCTGAATCGACTTGCTGGCTAACAGTTAAGAAGAAATATCCTGAAGCCAAGGAAATCTATGAAAATGCAGCCAAattaaacaagaaaaccatTCCTGCTTACTTACTGGTCATTTCTAAGAAAGTTACTGTTGACTTTCCGGTGGCTGTACATGACATGTCGGTAGATGATAGTTGA
- the LOC123473779 gene encoding uncharacterized protein LOC123473779, translating to MAVAINSVVAVFKDEEDKQCEFNAKASFLLHQVLNYTKEARCVRYDQWTIKYCIAIQGRSPTIYDFLRQQNLLTLPALNTLYSYTGRTNGSVGITSVNLERLKVLFKTLSKSYERSISLEVDEMACKSLLLWIQSRQQFVGEVDFGGVGVFAPKMDDEGLDISYGCEDAVIDEDVENVVDADGGKISKNAAFMKNESSNTSNGPPVLANSLINFVMTGLTTKFTSIVGTWPVARLTGRQLFFLTIHVIRTLEDIGFTVERVVGDNAKINVALFKLLRKQEDEEPFLVTQPIDSARKLFVNNSCAPKSKR from the exons ATGGCAGTGGCTATTAATTCAGTAGTTGCTGTATTTAAAGATGAGGAAGACAAGCAATGCGAGTTTAATGCCAAAGCATCATTCTTGCTCCATCAA GTACTGAACTATACTAAAGAGGCACGTTGTGTCAGGTACGACCAATGGACTATCAAATATTGTATAGCAATTCAAGGGCGAAGCCCTACTATTTATGATTTTCTTCGGCAGCAAAATTTGCTAACACTTCCAGCCTTGAATACTCTCTACAGCTACACTGGACGAACAAATGGAAGCGTAGGAATAACGTCTGTAAACTTGGAGCGGCTTAAGGTATTATTTAAAACTTTGTCCAAGAGTTATGAAAGAAGTATCAGCTTAGAAGTGGATGAAATGGCTTGTAAGTCATTACTTCTTTGGATCCAATCCCGCCAACAATTCGTCGGGGAAGTTGATTTTGGAGGTGTTGGTGTTTTTGCACCAAAAATGGACGATGAGGGACTAGATATTTCGTACGGATGTGAAGATGCAGTCATTGATGAAGATGTTGAAAATGTTGTTGACGCTGATGGTGGTAAAATCTCGAAGAATGCTGCATTTATGAAAAATGAGTCAAGCAACACAAGTAATGGACCTCCGGTGCTAGCAAACAGTTTGATTAATTTTGTCATGACAGGTTTGACAACaaaatttacttctatagttGGAACCTGGCCAGTTGCAAGGCTTACTGGTCgacaattattttttctcaCAATTCACGTCATCCGTACGCTTGAAGATATTGGGTTTACAGTAGAACGTGTAGTCGGTGATAATGCCAAAATCAACGTTGCTCTTTTCAAACTTCTCAGAAagcaagaagatgaagaaccCTTTCTAGTCACTCAGCCCATTGATTCTGCGAGAAAGCTATTTGTGAACAACAGTTGCGCGCCGAAGAGCAAGAGGTAA
- the LOC116936262 gene encoding 52 kDa repressor of the inhibitor of the protein kinase-like: protein MLFAVPSVHASASRNFRIMKVKCCVAHCPSKSYGPVMCNVSWHKFPSDENVCEQWIRELSNNSKTELKDVVVKHLRICSLHFKKEELKMSGTGRHYLLGNAVPTIFQSYEKSVGSNHPHRIPFQELNSNVAPGKNIDSIETIDDRSGLNWKDRCR from the exons ATGCTTTTCGCAGTCCCTAGTGTTCATGCTAGTGCTTCAAGAAATTTCAG GATAATGAAAGTAAAGTGTTGTGTTGCACATTGTCCCAGCAAAAGTTATGGGCCTGTAATGTGTAACGTTTCTTGGCACAAATTCCCAAgcgatgaaaatgtttgtGAACAATGGATTAGAGAACTTTCCAATAACTCAAAAACTGAATTAAAGGATGTTGTAGTAAAACACTTACGAATATGTAGTCtacatttcaaaaaagaagaattaaaaatgagTGGCACGGGAAGACATTATTTATTAGGAAATGCTGTTCCTACAATTTTTCAATCATATGAAAAG AGTGTTGGCAGTAATCATCCACACAGAATACCTTTTCAAGAGTTAAATAGCAATGTAGCACCAGGGAAAAATATTGATAGCATTGAAACTATTGATGATCGATCAGGTTTAAACTGG aaagacagaTGCAGATGA